In Lactococcus garvieae subsp. garvieae, the following proteins share a genomic window:
- the pgsA gene encoding CDP-diacylglycerol--glycerol-3-phosphate 3-phosphatidyltransferase, with protein MKKEKLPNQLTILRIFMIPVFLIVLYLPHGATVGASYVSWIVAAIIFAVASITDWLDGYLARKWKVVSNFGKFADPLADKMLTMAAFVMLIALGLAPAWVVAIIVCRELAVTGLRLLLVEQGGAVLAAAMPGKIKTFTQMLSIIFLLIGDPIYIGTILLYVCLIFTIYSGYDYFAKNMQVFKN; from the coding sequence ATGAAAAAAGAAAAACTCCCCAATCAATTAACGATACTAAGAATCTTTATGATTCCTGTCTTTCTCATTGTCCTTTATCTGCCACATGGTGCAACTGTGGGTGCAAGCTATGTTTCATGGATTGTTGCAGCAATTATCTTTGCTGTAGCTTCAATCACAGACTGGCTTGATGGCTATTTGGCGCGCAAGTGGAAAGTTGTTTCTAATTTTGGTAAATTTGCGGATCCATTAGCAGATAAAATGCTAACGATGGCTGCATTTGTGATGCTAATTGCTCTAGGCTTAGCTCCAGCTTGGGTTGTTGCCATCATTGTATGTCGTGAACTTGCCGTGACTGGACTTCGCCTTTTATTGGTTGAACAAGGGGGAGCAGTCTTGGCTGCAGCGATGCCAGGAAAAATTAAAACATTTACACAAATGTTGTCTATTATTTTCTTATTAATTGGAGATCCCATTTATATTGGTACAATCTTACTTTATGTTTGCCTTATCTTCACAATTTATTCCGGCTATGATTACTTTGCCAAAAATATGCAAGTTTTTAAAAATTAA
- a CDS encoding helix-turn-helix domain-containing protein: MVAIKTIGEVLKDKRTELGLGLSEAEKLTNIPKLYIIALETGDYKALPGDFYIKAYLKQYAEKLDLDADQIMLAYEKDGSMSVEEHEDIQETYRFVKPSERVEEEEEEEESNKPAWRHYVPIILLSAVALAIVGSVTAVVLLTRPPKPDLSDTSYTYKTSETKKTTEEPKKTTESSEKPVESKPEPQNQITVTGSGAQLNVKVENATSPTQIVFTTAAGAVTTVSLTNADWATVRTLSDAENTATATLGAGLTNSVINLSNTQGLTMTINGSTVDLSALTVGTPVQVQLTVTYASTTAPVTQ, encoded by the coding sequence ATGGTGGCAATTAAAACAATAGGCGAAGTCCTCAAAGACAAGAGGACGGAACTTGGCCTCGGGCTGAGTGAAGCCGAAAAACTTACAAACATTCCGAAATTATATATTATTGCTTTAGAAACAGGGGACTATAAGGCTTTACCCGGTGATTTTTATATAAAAGCTTATCTTAAACAATATGCAGAAAAATTAGATCTTGATGCAGATCAAATCATGCTTGCATACGAGAAGGATGGATCGATGTCTGTGGAAGAACATGAAGACATCCAAGAAACTTACCGCTTTGTGAAACCGAGTGAACGCGTAGAAGAGGAAGAGGAAGAGGAAGAAAGCAATAAGCCTGCATGGCGTCATTATGTTCCCATTATCTTGCTTTCTGCTGTTGCACTAGCCATTGTCGGAAGTGTCACAGCTGTCGTGTTACTCACCCGTCCGCCAAAACCAGATTTGAGTGATACTTCTTATACTTATAAAACGAGCGAAACAAAAAAGACAACAGAAGAACCAAAGAAAACAACAGAATCATCAGAAAAACCTGTTGAATCAAAACCAGAACCCCAAAATCAAATTACCGTTACTGGCAGTGGTGCGCAACTCAACGTCAAGGTAGAAAATGCTACGAGTCCAACACAAATTGTTTTTACAACAGCAGCTGGCGCAGTGACCACAGTTTCACTGACTAATGCGGATTGGGCAACCGTACGCACATTGTCTGATGCCGAAAATACAGCTACAGCAACGCTCGGAGCAGGATTAACCAACTCAGTGATTAACTTGTCCAATACACAAGGTCTCACGATGACAATCAACGGCAGCACTGTCGATTTGTCTGCTCTTACAGTAGGAACTCCAGTTCAAGTGCAATTAACGGTGACTTATGCAAGCACTACAGCACCTGTAACACAATAA
- the yfmH gene encoding EF-P 5-aminopentanol modification-associated protein YfmH produces MQKKSYEKTGEILYTDVLANGLTVYYLPKSDYNRTYGLFTTNFGSLDTSFIPMGSQEMKTFPEGIAHFLEHKLFEKKEGDVMYKFGAYGAQTNAFTSFSRTSYLFSTRENIYECVDLLLDFVQEPYFTEENVSKEQGIIQQEIQMYQDDSDWRLFAGLLASLYPDSPLADDIGGTPRSIKEITAADLYANYETFYHPSNMNLFLTGPFDVEHMAAFVNDNQERKSFVKAEPIQRKTVEGSQPLLGETLKFEVALPKLALGFRGEDALPTDARELLEYKLSNQLLLDMLFGKTSHRYEEMYNAGLVDDSFGYGFDMDKSFHFANITVDTEKPEQISKVLQEALKSYKIDKDFEKENLETLKRETLGDYYKSLNSLEYIANQFSSNIYGEINFFDLPEILSGLTLEKVSKHAEKFVENMQTVDFIIYPK; encoded by the coding sequence ATGCAGAAGAAGAGCTATGAAAAAACGGGAGAAATCTTATATACTGATGTTCTCGCCAATGGCTTAACGGTGTATTACTTACCGAAATCGGATTACAATCGGACCTATGGTCTTTTTACGACAAACTTTGGTTCCTTAGATACCTCTTTTATCCCTATGGGAAGTCAAGAGATGAAGACTTTTCCAGAAGGTATAGCTCACTTTTTGGAGCATAAACTTTTTGAGAAAAAAGAAGGTGATGTAATGTACAAGTTTGGTGCCTATGGGGCGCAAACCAATGCTTTTACAAGCTTTTCAAGAACATCTTATCTTTTTTCGACACGTGAAAATATCTATGAGTGTGTAGACTTACTGCTTGATTTCGTACAAGAACCTTACTTTACAGAAGAAAATGTTTCGAAAGAGCAAGGTATTATTCAACAAGAAATCCAGATGTATCAAGATGATAGTGACTGGCGTTTGTTCGCAGGGCTCTTAGCTTCGCTCTATCCTGATTCACCTTTGGCAGATGATATCGGGGGGACTCCCCGTTCTATTAAGGAAATTACAGCAGCAGACTTGTACGCCAACTATGAAACTTTTTATCATCCCTCCAACATGAACCTCTTCTTAACAGGTCCTTTTGATGTGGAGCATATGGCTGCGTTTGTAAATGACAATCAAGAGAGAAAATCTTTTGTTAAAGCGGAGCCTATACAGAGAAAAACGGTGGAAGGCAGTCAGCCTCTTTTAGGAGAAACGCTCAAATTCGAAGTTGCGCTGCCCAAGTTGGCGCTTGGTTTTCGTGGAGAAGATGCTTTACCCACTGATGCCCGCGAATTATTAGAATATAAACTTTCGAATCAGTTGCTTCTAGACATGCTTTTTGGGAAAACGAGTCATCGTTATGAGGAAATGTATAATGCAGGTTTAGTTGATGATTCTTTTGGCTATGGTTTTGACATGGATAAAAGTTTTCACTTTGCGAACATTACCGTGGATACTGAAAAACCAGAGCAAATCAGTAAAGTTTTGCAGGAAGCCCTAAAAAGTTATAAAATAGATAAGGATTTTGAAAAAGAAAATCTCGAAACACTGAAACGTGAAACACTGGGAGATTATTATAAATCCCTAAACTCTTTAGAATATATCGCCAATCAATTTTCATCAAATATTTATGGCGAGATTAACTTCTTTGACCTTCCTGAAATTTTATCAGGATTAACACTTGAAAAAGTCAGCAAGCATGCTGAAAAATTTGTAGAGAATATGCAAACTGTAGATTTTATCATCTACCCTAAATAA
- the yfmF gene encoding EF-P 5-aminopentanol modification-associated protein YfmF — translation MKLASGVNLHVIKETKFKTIRLMVRFREELSRENIAKRVIISNLWETTNAAYPTAQAFSSRLSELYGTSFSTTVNKKGSQHLLSIHMNLVNPKFVDMDTLAGAVDFMHNALFSPDNNVAVFEREKANLINYLKAMNEDRSYYASRQLATLFFTDSNQALPGVATVELLQAETAEAVFNYYTEMLNHNLIDIFVLGDVEEAEVVRLFQNFDFKDRQGHSEIFYKQELKDYQEKIEAKEVQQSILQMAFAQPTTYGSKDYMTLQVMNGLFGGFAHSKLFMNVREKASLAYYASSAFDSFTGLLRVNAGIDAGNYQQARALILEQLQAMQSGDFTAQEIEQTKTMLKNSYFMSLDSSSNLIEQAFIHEVLPELYIDEATFLKALEAVNKEDIMRLAQSLKLQAQYFMKGEVYAEEEL, via the coding sequence ATGAAACTAGCCAGCGGAGTAAATCTCCATGTTATAAAAGAAACAAAATTCAAAACAATACGTCTCATGGTGCGCTTTCGTGAAGAACTTTCGCGAGAAAATATTGCTAAGCGTGTGATTATCTCTAATTTATGGGAAACGACTAATGCGGCATACCCAACAGCTCAAGCATTTTCAAGCCGCTTGTCAGAACTTTATGGGACCTCTTTCTCAACTACAGTAAATAAAAAAGGCAGCCAACATTTGTTAAGCATTCATATGAATCTCGTGAATCCTAAATTTGTTGATATGGATACTTTAGCAGGTGCTGTTGATTTTATGCACAACGCGCTCTTTAGTCCAGATAATAATGTGGCAGTCTTTGAGCGGGAAAAGGCAAATCTCATCAACTACCTTAAAGCTATGAACGAAGACCGCTCTTACTATGCCAGTCGTCAGTTGGCTACCCTTTTCTTTACGGATTCCAATCAAGCTCTCCCAGGTGTAGCAACTGTGGAACTCTTGCAGGCAGAAACAGCAGAAGCTGTTTTTAATTATTACACTGAAATGCTTAACCACAATCTTATTGATATTTTTGTTCTCGGTGATGTGGAAGAAGCTGAGGTTGTACGTTTGTTCCAAAACTTTGACTTTAAAGATCGTCAGGGGCATTCTGAAATTTTTTATAAGCAAGAGCTCAAGGATTATCAAGAAAAAATCGAAGCTAAAGAGGTGCAACAGTCTATTTTACAAATGGCCTTTGCGCAACCGACGACTTATGGCAGCAAGGATTACATGACTTTACAAGTGATGAATGGCCTTTTCGGTGGCTTTGCGCATTCGAAATTATTTATGAATGTCCGTGAAAAGGCAAGTTTGGCTTACTATGCAAGTTCAGCTTTTGATAGTTTTACTGGTCTGTTAAGAGTTAATGCCGGAATTGATGCCGGAAATTATCAACAGGCACGTGCGCTGATTCTAGAACAACTTCAAGCCATGCAATCTGGAGACTTTACCGCACAAGAAATTGAGCAGACTAAAACAATGCTCAAAAACTCTTACTTCATGTCGCTTGATTCTTCTTCAAATCTTATTGAACAAGCTTTCATTCACGAAGTTTTACCTGAACTTTATATTGATGAAGCAACCTTTTTGAAGGCATTAGAGGCTGTGAACAAAGAAGATATTATGCGCTTGGCGCAAAGTTTAAAACTACAGGCTCAATATTTCATGAAAGGAGAAGTTTATGCAGAAGAAGAGCTATGA
- a CDS encoding RNA-binding S4 domain-containing protein, with product MQNYILFEEYITLGQVIKELAIVNTGGQAKLFLAENEGNIFLNKEAENRRGKKLRAGDVLEIPEFGLILSFVQASAEEIAEREEDKAEEERVKALVKKMNAQVKTQKPKKAAKPRFPGAK from the coding sequence ATGCAAAATTACATTTTATTTGAAGAATACATCACCTTAGGTCAAGTCATTAAAGAGTTGGCCATTGTCAATACAGGAGGCCAAGCGAAGCTTTTTCTCGCTGAAAATGAAGGCAATATTTTCTTAAACAAGGAAGCTGAAAATCGCCGTGGCAAAAAACTGCGAGCGGGAGATGTTTTGGAGATTCCTGAATTTGGACTGATCCTCTCATTTGTCCAAGCGTCTGCAGAAGAAATTGCTGAGCGTGAAGAAGATAAGGCCGAAGAAGAACGCGTCAAAGCGCTGGTCAAAAAAATGAACGCTCAAGTCAAAACACAAAAACCAAAGAAAGCAGCCAAGCCAAGATTTCCTGGCGCTAAATAA
- the recF gene encoding DNA replication/repair protein RecF (All proteins in this family for which functions are known are DNA-binding proteins that assist the filamentation of RecA onto DNA for the initiation of recombination or recombinational repair.) produces the protein MKLNNIQLYNFRNYAELSLEFHPNLNIFLGQNAQGKTNILESIYFLALTRSHRTHHDRELIRWNAKEMKVSGTVEKGHGNVPLEVALTPKGRTAHVNHLKENRLADYIGQLNLIMFAPEDLELIKGAPSIRRRFLDMEIGQIRPVYLYDSVRYNRALKERNAYLKMEGKQIDATFLDVLDSQLAEHGQKISTERQHFISKLEKLAQKIHAQLTHGMEELQINYKANSTALIEDLKRAHDKDIFRHQTSVGPHRDDLTFFVNGINVADFGSQGQQRTVALSVKLAEIDLIFEETGEYPILLLDDVMSELDNSRQLDLLETTLGKTQTFITTTTLDHLKNLPENLSIFNVKQGEIETNGQERTTTD, from the coding sequence ATGAAACTTAACAATATTCAGCTCTATAATTTTCGAAATTATGCTGAGCTTTCTCTTGAATTTCATCCCAATCTCAATATTTTTTTGGGACAGAATGCCCAGGGTAAAACAAATATTTTAGAAAGCATCTACTTTCTTGCTCTGACACGTAGCCACCGTACGCATCATGATCGGGAACTGATTCGGTGGAATGCCAAAGAAATGAAGGTTTCTGGGACTGTCGAAAAAGGGCACGGGAATGTCCCACTTGAAGTTGCTTTGACCCCTAAAGGACGTACGGCTCATGTCAATCACCTGAAAGAAAATCGCTTAGCAGACTATATTGGTCAGCTGAACCTTATCATGTTTGCACCTGAGGATTTAGAACTTATCAAAGGTGCACCAAGCATTCGTCGTCGCTTCCTTGATATGGAAATTGGTCAAATACGTCCCGTGTATCTTTATGATTCAGTGCGCTATAATCGCGCTTTAAAAGAACGCAATGCTTACCTCAAGATGGAAGGCAAACAGATTGACGCTACTTTCTTAGATGTTTTAGACAGCCAACTGGCAGAACACGGTCAGAAGATTAGTACTGAACGTCAACATTTCATTAGCAAACTAGAAAAACTGGCACAAAAAATTCATGCTCAGCTCACTCATGGGATGGAGGAGCTGCAGATAAATTATAAAGCCAATTCGACAGCGCTCATAGAAGATTTGAAACGTGCACATGATAAGGATATTTTTCGTCACCAAACCTCTGTCGGTCCTCATCGAGACGATTTGACCTTTTTTGTCAATGGCATTAATGTTGCGGACTTTGGCAGTCAAGGTCAACAAAGAACTGTTGCTTTATCTGTCAAGCTCGCCGAGATTGATTTGATTTTTGAAGAAACTGGAGAATATCCTATTCTTTTACTGGATGATGTAATGAGTGAGCTCGATAATAGCCGTCAGTTGGATCTTTTAGAAACAACGCTTGGAAAAACACAAACCTTCATCACTACAACGACGCTTGACCACCTCAAAAACCTGCCCGAAAATTTAAGTATTTTCAATGTGAAGCAAGGAGAAATTGAAACAAATGGACAAGAAAGAACCACCACTGACTAA
- a CDS encoding transcriptional regulator: MDKKEPPLTKDNLLKFKALAEEGDATLLKRISLLVEQERELRQQKDKLEEDLRVLVHIKNSHYSQLEQKNSEH; this comes from the coding sequence ATGGACAAGAAAGAACCACCACTGACTAAGGATAACCTCCTTAAATTTAAAGCCTTGGCTGAAGAAGGGGATGCGACATTATTAAAGCGTATTTCTCTTCTGGTTGAACAAGAACGTGAATTACGCCAACAAAAAGATAAACTCGAAGAAGATTTACGTGTTTTGGTGCATATCAAAAACAGTCATTACTCACAATTAGAGCAAAAAAATTCGGAACATTAA
- a CDS encoding basic amino acid/polyamine antiporter, whose amino-acid sequence MENKKGMGLIALVSIVVSSAIGGGVFNLSNDLANGATAGGVIVAWFFVGLGLLALVLSLNYLIINKPQLSGVSDYAREGFGDLVGFLSGWGYWLSTWLGNIAFAVLMMISMDYFFPGKFADANGSLSVFAVVSVSILSWLLALMVSKGVESAAIVNAIVLVCKLIPIFVFMLTGIFMFKIGVFTAGFWNNITENAQGLIQAQGSITASGLLDQVKSSLMVMIWVFVGIEGAAMMGDRAKKKSDAGRATIIGLVVLLFIYILLSLLPFGYYNQAELAAMKTPGMVYMLKDMLGSFGGALMASGLVVSVLGAWISWTMLPVESTTQLANQKLLPKWFGRLNKHNAPANSLWLTQIFVQFFIIVTFYVANAYNVMVYLCTACIMICYALVGAYMMKHGLEEKNTKNIVIGFVALVFQILALWLSGWQYVWMASILYAIGFIFYYLAKKENGKTLSRVEIIVLLVIIALSIFAAFGLIGNHYGLRELLGL is encoded by the coding sequence ATGGAAAATAAAAAAGGAATGGGACTGATAGCCCTTGTCTCCATCGTTGTATCCAGTGCTATTGGTGGTGGGGTATTTAACCTTTCCAATGATTTAGCCAATGGAGCTACTGCAGGTGGTGTCATCGTAGCATGGTTCTTCGTTGGTTTAGGACTTTTAGCGCTTGTCTTGAGTTTAAACTATCTGATTATTAACAAACCACAGCTTTCAGGAGTTTCTGATTATGCGCGAGAAGGCTTTGGCGATTTGGTAGGTTTTCTTTCCGGATGGGGCTACTGGTTGTCTACATGGCTAGGTAATATTGCATTTGCCGTGCTCATGATGATCTCTATGGATTACTTTTTCCCTGGGAAATTCGCAGATGCAAATGGAAGTTTAAGTGTTTTTGCAGTAGTGTCTGTATCGATCCTTTCTTGGCTTTTAGCTTTGATGGTGAGTAAAGGTGTCGAATCTGCAGCGATTGTGAATGCCATTGTTCTGGTTTGTAAATTAATCCCAATCTTTGTTTTCATGCTTACAGGGATCTTTATGTTCAAAATAGGAGTATTCACTGCAGGATTTTGGAACAATATTACAGAAAATGCTCAGGGCTTGATTCAAGCACAAGGGTCCATAACCGCTAGCGGTTTACTTGATCAAGTTAAAAGCTCTCTTATGGTCATGATTTGGGTCTTTGTCGGGATTGAAGGTGCTGCAATGATGGGAGACCGTGCGAAGAAAAAATCTGATGCAGGGCGCGCGACAATCATTGGTCTTGTTGTTTTGCTTTTTATCTACATCTTACTTTCACTCTTACCTTTCGGCTACTATAATCAAGCAGAACTAGCTGCCATGAAAACACCAGGCATGGTTTACATGCTGAAAGATATGCTTGGCAGTTTTGGAGGGGCATTGATGGCCAGTGGTCTGGTTGTTTCCGTCTTAGGAGCTTGGATATCATGGACGATGCTTCCAGTGGAATCAACGACACAATTGGCCAATCAAAAATTACTCCCGAAATGGTTTGGGCGCTTAAATAAACATAACGCTCCTGCAAATTCTCTTTGGCTTACACAAATCTTTGTTCAATTTTTCATCATAGTCACTTTTTATGTTGCAAATGCTTATAATGTAATGGTGTACCTCTGTACAGCATGTATCATGATCTGTTACGCTTTGGTAGGTGCATATATGATGAAACATGGCCTTGAAGAAAAAAATACAAAAAATATAGTCATCGGCTTTGTGGCTCTTGTTTTCCAAATCTTAGCTCTGTGGCTTTCAGGCTGGCAATATGTTTGGATGGCTTCAATTCTCTATGCAATTGGTTTTATTTTCTACTACTTAGCGAAGAAAGAAAATGGCAAAACACTTTCTCGTGTAGAAATTATTGTCCTTCTTGTAATTATCGCTTTGTCTATCTTTGCGGCTTTTGGCTTAATTGGCAACCATTATGGTCTAAGGGAGTTACTTGGCTTATAA
- a CDS encoding endonuclease/exonuclease/phosphatase family protein, which produces MKKINIYVGNVNCTAGSGYGNTELMPLLGDIFPKNTNIPDIVILNEFYKYKDYQDFQAYFLNKEYTVAVNPLKKKGFNDVFVAISNRLDLDIETVEYATQDKDRISPDYTSIILRNKKNEKLAIVGVRIRSYKNLDYKGNASEFKELLSFIEKLRKSGITQIMVAGDFNHARLLTDRNENLTWEEIDILYKEYAQFPHNFHSIKQNLSQNNLILHTPEGYSYPINKSYPVYNQETPNDHLVTSNDCEIDFIEYRDETKYSDHKALVATLHFNRKD; this is translated from the coding sequence ATGAAAAAAATAAATATATATGTGGGAAATGTCAACTGTACTGCTGGCAGCGGATATGGAAATACTGAATTAATGCCTTTATTGGGAGATATATTTCCTAAAAATACTAATATCCCTGATATTGTAATTCTTAATGAATTTTATAAGTATAAAGATTATCAAGACTTTCAAGCATATTTTTTAAACAAAGAATATACTGTGGCAGTTAATCCGTTGAAAAAGAAAGGATTTAACGATGTCTTTGTAGCAATATCAAATAGATTAGACTTAGATATTGAAACAGTAGAATATGCAACTCAAGACAAAGATAGAATTAGTCCGGACTATACTTCCATTATTTTGAGAAATAAGAAAAATGAAAAGTTAGCTATTGTTGGAGTACGCATCAGGTCTTATAAAAATCTCGATTATAAAGGTAATGCCTCTGAATTTAAAGAATTATTGAGCTTTATCGAAAAACTTAGAAAATCTGGTATTACTCAAATTATGGTAGCTGGAGACTTTAACCACGCTAGACTATTAACAGATAGAAATGAAAATTTAACATGGGAAGAAATCGATATTTTGTACAAGGAATATGCTCAGTTCCCTCATAATTTCCATAGTATTAAGCAAAATCTGAGTCAGAACAACTTAATATTGCATACTCCTGAAGGCTACTCGTATCCAATTAATAAATCATATCCAGTTTATAATCAGGAAACACCCAATGACCACCTCGTTACTTCAAATGACTGTGAAATTGATTTCATTGAATATAGAGATGAAACAAAATACTCAGATCATAAAGCCTTAGTTGCTACTCTGCATTTTAATAGGAAGGACTAA